In Mercenaria mercenaria strain notata chromosome 15, MADL_Memer_1, whole genome shotgun sequence, a single genomic region encodes these proteins:
- the LOC123540835 gene encoding carbohydrate sulfotransferase 11-like produces the protein MSTNLSRTDRKYGKTEKYAKIKEGFSINENYPHEQKERIERIKRTCTNRALLRDYAFYGYNNTKFYYSPKYNFSYCKVPKSGSTFWTQVFGILKFGVKVSDKWFSKKRSSVHGSMRPFVVNFFSNSRRNSLSVLVSRDPFSRLYSAYIDKSYLLLNFATNVHIRRLKPTVHDRLCSVDVTFQEFLNFIILTSRQKRRLDRHWAPVYSLCRPCDVNAYIYVKQESFSKDTELALQVFGVEISKLDTIKSALYDHKIETTVPGVIETVYNKTQHSKLRSCVDGRNIAMRLWTSFKIQGYLKETLQFPSQMFKNEKRYNNVTYVPQVILDSINRHKMTSLEMKNQRHKAVAEPYSEIKEKTIDGIREVYKVDFEMFGYSTDPPVDTHR, from the coding sequence ATGTCAACGAATCTCTCACGAACTGATAGAAAATATGGAAAGACGGAGAAGTATGCTAAAATTAAAGAAGGTTTTTCCATAAACGAAAATTATCCACACGAGCAAAAGGAAAGGATAGAAAGGATAAAAAGAACTTGCACTAACAGGGCATTATTACGTGACTATGCATTTTACGGATATAATAATACTAAGTTTTATTATTCGCCCAAGTACAATTTCTCATATTGCAAGGTCCCAAAGTCTGGGTCAACATTTTGGACTCAAGTTTTTGGAATTCTTAAATTTGGAGTTAAAGTTTCAGATAAATGGTTTTCGAAAAAAAGATCGAGTGTGCACGGTTCAATGAGACCGTTTGTGGTaaatttttttagtaattcaCGAAGGAATTCATTGTCCGTTTTAGTGTCACGTGACCCATTCAGTCGGTTGTATTCAGCGTATATCGATAAATCATATTTGCTACTAAACTTTGCCACAAACGTCCATATTAGACGACTTAAACCAACAGTGCATGATAGGTTGTGTTCAGTCGATGTAACATTTCAAGAATTTCTCAACTTTATCATACTTACTTCAAGACAAAAACGACGATTAGATCGTCACTGGGCACCTGTTTATAGTCTTTGTCGTCCATGTGACGTTAATGCTTACATATATGTTAAACAAGAAAGCTTTTCAAAGGACACAGAGCTAGCATTGCAAGTCTTTGGTGTTGAGATTAGCAAACTTGATACGATAAAGTCAGCGCTTTATGATCACAAAATTGAAACGACAGTCCCTGGTGTTATAGAAACGGTTTATAATAAAACCCAGCACAGTAAATTACGGTCTTGTGTAGACGGAAGGAACATTGCAATGAGACTGTGGACGTCATTCAAAATACAGGGATACCTGAAAGAAACATTacaatttccaagtcaaatgtTTAAGAACGAAAAACGATACAATAATGTAACCTACGTACCACAGGTTATATTAGATTCTATAAACAGACATAAAATGACATCATTAGAAATGAAAAATCAGCGTCATAAAGCAGTGGCAGAACCTTACagtgaaattaaagaaaaaacgaTTGACGGCATTAGAGAAGTGTATAAAGTAGATTTTGAAATGTTCGGTTATTCCACAGATCCCCCTGTTGATACTCACAGATAA